One window from the genome of Acuticoccus sp. I52.16.1 encodes:
- a CDS encoding heparinase II/III family protein yields MSGASLYSSPRAGAARLRAGIRTRHPLVPTRASVIEILRMSQTTLATLMGHTVRRFVDRCIATLRVSLWRRHVASIPHRVLFAPETLAEADANVAGDIYAGVFALAGQAVDTAGRSPFTVAPPSEAWAEALHGFGWLHHLEANATELSSTNARALVDEWFAHATVSETAHRPDITAERLINWLVQSPLLLNGADPAFRQRYMRALGRHMRRLERVLPVEPRGMAKLKVAAALVIAGSAIANEQRLARWALGVLTDVVGGDVLPDGGHVSRSPETLLEALSFLIPVREALARRQQQVPDALRDALDRMLAMLRFFVHSDGGLATFHGATPLPASSLEGAFAYDDVGGQPSDNARYCGFQRLGAGETVVLIDTGVAPPPPFADKAHASALALEVSHGPHRLLVSCGALGAAREEWSPVGRATAAQSTLVVDDTSSAKMVARWPLRRWFGPTLYGGPSAVEVRRSELTVKASHDGYLAAYGLIHERRLTLGEDGLALIGEDQLIGQDRLDGRPFAIRFHVGLDIKLRIERGRRKVLLVCPDRSIWLFAVDDGPEIEVEESIVLADQHRARRTSQLVIAGNTLTDDTVRWHIARHAHPVGDDDAS; encoded by the coding sequence GTGAGCGGCGCATCACTGTACTCCTCACCCCGCGCCGGAGCCGCTCGGCTCCGCGCGGGCATCCGAACCCGTCACCCCCTGGTCCCCACTCGAGCGAGCGTTATTGAGATCCTCAGAATGTCTCAGACCACGCTCGCCACGCTCATGGGCCATACGGTCCGGCGCTTCGTCGACCGATGCATCGCCACGCTGCGCGTCTCGCTCTGGCGGCGCCATGTCGCCAGCATTCCTCATCGCGTCCTGTTCGCGCCCGAGACTCTCGCCGAGGCCGACGCCAACGTCGCCGGCGACATCTATGCCGGCGTCTTCGCTCTCGCGGGGCAGGCGGTGGATACCGCCGGCCGATCGCCGTTCACTGTCGCCCCGCCGTCCGAAGCCTGGGCCGAGGCACTGCACGGGTTCGGCTGGTTGCACCACCTGGAGGCCAACGCGACGGAACTTTCGTCGACCAATGCCCGCGCGCTGGTCGACGAGTGGTTCGCTCACGCCACCGTCAGCGAGACGGCGCACCGGCCAGACATCACCGCCGAGCGGTTGATCAACTGGCTGGTCCAGTCGCCGCTTCTGCTCAATGGCGCGGATCCCGCGTTTCGACAGCGATATATGCGCGCACTCGGTCGTCACATGCGCAGACTGGAGCGTGTGCTGCCGGTGGAGCCGCGCGGGATGGCCAAGCTGAAGGTCGCCGCGGCGCTGGTCATCGCCGGCTCCGCCATTGCCAACGAGCAACGTTTGGCGCGGTGGGCGCTCGGCGTGTTGACCGACGTGGTGGGGGGCGACGTCCTGCCCGACGGCGGCCACGTGTCGCGCTCGCCCGAGACGCTTCTCGAGGCGCTTTCCTTCCTCATCCCCGTCCGCGAAGCGCTGGCGCGGCGCCAGCAGCAGGTGCCGGACGCTCTGCGGGACGCGCTCGACCGCATGCTGGCGATGCTTCGCTTCTTCGTGCACAGCGACGGCGGGCTTGCGACCTTCCACGGGGCGACACCGTTGCCGGCGTCGAGCCTGGAGGGCGCCTTCGCCTATGACGACGTCGGCGGTCAGCCGAGCGACAACGCGCGCTATTGCGGTTTTCAGCGCCTCGGCGCCGGTGAGACGGTGGTGCTCATCGATACCGGTGTCGCCCCGCCGCCGCCGTTCGCGGACAAGGCGCACGCCTCGGCGCTGGCGCTGGAGGTCTCGCATGGGCCGCATCGGTTGTTGGTCAGCTGCGGCGCGTTGGGCGCGGCGCGCGAGGAGTGGTCGCCCGTTGGCCGCGCGACCGCCGCACAGTCGACGCTCGTGGTGGACGACACGTCTTCGGCCAAGATGGTCGCCCGCTGGCCGTTGCGGCGCTGGTTTGGGCCGACACTCTATGGCGGCCCCAGCGCCGTCGAAGTCCGCCGCTCCGAATTGACCGTCAAGGCCTCGCACGACGGTTATCTCGCCGCCTACGGGCTCATCCACGAGCGGCGGCTGACACTGGGCGAGGACGGGCTGGCCCTGATCGGCGAGGATCAGCTGATCGGGCAGGACAGGCTCGACGGCCGCCCCTTCGCCATCCGCTTTCACGTCGGGCTCGACATCAAGCTCCGGATCGAGCGGGGGAGGCGCAAGGTTCTCCTGGTGTGCCCCGACCGCTCGATCTGGCTCTTCGCGGTGGACGACGGGCCGGAAATCGAGGTCGAGGAGAGCATCGTCCTTGCAGACCAGCACCGCGCGAGGCGCACATCGCAGCTGGTGATTGCCGGTAATACGTTGACCGATGACACCGTCCGCTGGCACATCGCCCGGCATGCGCATCCTGTCGGTGACGACGACGCTTCGTAG
- the purH gene encoding bifunctional phosphoribosylaminoimidazolecarboxamide formyltransferase/IMP cyclohydrolase, protein MTATPVRRALLSVWDKTGLVPFAQRLVALGVELVSTGGTSRALKEAGLPVTDVSDITNFPEMLDGRVKTLHPGVHGGLLADLSKPEHAAALEEHGIGPIGLLVSNLYPFEMAIESGKPPAELVEQIDVGGPSMTRGAAKNFAHVALIVDPDDYDTVADALEAGGTTLALRRRLAAKAFARLAAYDATIAAWMAQASAADDVPVDHRVWAAFGGKRVAEMRYGENPHQSAGFYRAAGGGGIASARIVQGKALSYNNVADGDAALSAVADFGADVAAVVVKHANPCGIAVGADLAEAYERARLCDPVSAFGGVVALSRPLDKATAEMIAAVFTEVVIAPGASDEAMAVLATKPNVRLLLVDELPALSGSMVRSVGGGLLVQSADDGHVARDAMKVATRRAPTEAEWADLAFAWRAVKHVKSNAIVYAKGQATVGVGAGQMSRVDSARIAAWKAADTAREAGEEGSRTLGSAAASDAFFPFADGLETIAAAGATAVIQPGGSRRDDEVIAAADAAGIAMVMTGMRHFRH, encoded by the coding sequence ATGACTGCCACACCGGTGCGCCGGGCGCTCCTTTCCGTTTGGGACAAGACCGGCCTCGTCCCCTTTGCGCAGCGTCTCGTGGCGCTCGGCGTGGAACTCGTCTCCACCGGGGGCACCAGTCGCGCCCTCAAGGAGGCGGGTCTCCCGGTTACCGACGTATCCGACATCACCAACTTTCCCGAGATGCTGGACGGGCGGGTAAAGACGCTGCACCCCGGTGTCCACGGCGGGCTTCTGGCGGACCTCTCCAAGCCCGAGCACGCCGCCGCGCTCGAAGAACATGGCATCGGCCCCATCGGGCTGCTGGTCTCCAACCTCTACCCGTTCGAAATGGCGATCGAGAGCGGCAAGCCGCCGGCCGAACTCGTCGAGCAGATCGACGTCGGCGGCCCGTCGATGACCCGGGGGGCGGCGAAGAATTTCGCCCACGTCGCCCTGATCGTGGATCCGGACGACTACGACACGGTGGCCGACGCGCTGGAGGCTGGCGGCACGACGCTGGCGTTGCGGCGGCGCTTGGCGGCCAAGGCCTTCGCGCGGCTCGCCGCCTACGATGCGACGATCGCCGCGTGGATGGCGCAGGCAAGCGCGGCCGACGACGTTCCGGTCGATCACCGCGTGTGGGCAGCGTTCGGCGGTAAGCGCGTCGCCGAGATGCGTTATGGTGAGAACCCGCATCAGTCCGCCGGTTTCTACCGCGCGGCGGGCGGCGGAGGCATCGCCTCCGCAAGGATCGTGCAGGGCAAGGCGCTCTCCTACAACAACGTCGCCGACGGTGACGCGGCGCTCAGCGCGGTGGCCGACTTCGGCGCCGACGTCGCTGCCGTTGTGGTCAAGCACGCCAACCCTTGCGGCATCGCCGTCGGCGCGGACCTCGCGGAGGCGTACGAGCGGGCGCGGCTGTGTGATCCGGTCTCGGCGTTCGGGGGCGTGGTGGCGCTGTCGCGGCCGCTGGACAAGGCGACTGCGGAGATGATCGCAGCCGTCTTCACCGAGGTGGTGATTGCGCCGGGTGCCAGCGACGAGGCAATGGCGGTGCTGGCCACCAAGCCCAACGTCCGCCTGCTTTTGGTCGACGAGTTGCCGGCGCTTTCCGGCTCGATGGTGCGCAGCGTGGGGGGAGGGCTGCTGGTGCAGTCGGCCGACGATGGGCATGTGGCGCGCGACGCCATGAAAGTGGCGACCCGGCGCGCGCCGACCGAGGCGGAGTGGGCCGACCTCGCGTTCGCCTGGCGGGCGGTGAAGCACGTGAAGTCCAACGCCATCGTCTATGCCAAGGGGCAGGCGACGGTCGGCGTCGGCGCTGGGCAGATGAGCCGCGTCGATTCGGCCCGCATTGCCGCCTGGAAGGCCGCGGACACTGCTAGGGAAGCCGGCGAAGAAGGGAGCCGGACCCTCGGCTCGGCCGCCGCATCCGACGCCTTCTTTCCCTTCGCCGACGGCTTGGAGACCATCGCCGCGGCCGGCGCGACGGCCGTGATCCAGCCGGGCGGCTCGCGACGGGACGACGAGGTCATCGCCGCCGCCGACGCGGCCGGCATCGCCATGGTGATGACCGGGATGCGCCACTTTCGCCACTGA
- a CDS encoding OB-fold nucleic acid binding domain-containing protein, which yields MSDFIELAAKSNFSFLEGASHPEELVVAAAALGSPGIAVCDRNTLAGVVRVHLAGKEVGIRTAVGCHLVFEDGTPDILAWPSDRAAYGRLCRLLTVGNMRGKKDNCRLMLSDLVEWCEGLVLAIVAHTAAPDAIAHAAGTLAARVSHPLRLTLSLSYGAQDQRRLAAHAALARRLGLRPLATTLPLYHDPARRPLQDVLTAIRLHTNVDAAGRRLAANAERHVKAPAEITRLFAAVPQAVRETLAVMDEIDFSLDELRYEYPEEPTDPGCTPQQTLERLTYDGAAKRYPDGVPQKVAALLTHELRLVESLDYAPYFLTVFDIVRFARDNAILAQGRGSAANSAVCFCLGITEVDPDRSDLLFERFISPERREPPDIDVDFEHERREEVIQYIYEKYGRDRAGIAATVITYRARSAAREVGKALGFSEDSVGAVAGSIWGWGTNGVDEAAATQAGLDPRDHRIGHLIRLSREIAGFPRHLSQHVGGFVITRGRLDEMVPVVKAAMDGRTNIEWDKDDLDALGILKIDVLALGMLTCVRKGLALLARHYGADFAALLPKRSPREASGPGAGDAPDEVDGAAGSQAVEAMGAPPSRQVPTEGFCETGAGPFLLGGPYGEAGGTHPGSETDRPVGAGADGGGGMPVRPTLTLVPCEAASGSAQGGGARGGRALRRGGYGELAASPLLTLVADASDAAPARMPRGGTSSIGSPSGRPRGVPSGAPAPGLSEPLAAEPLAGVPLDQGGAINLASIPAEDRDVYDMICRADTLGVFQIESRAQMTMLPRLRPRTFYDLVIEVAIVRPGPIQGDMVHPYLRRRQGKEQVTYPSKELEEVLSKTLGVPLFQEQAMKIAIVAAGFTPAEADQLRRAMATFKKVGTIGTFQQKMVDGMTAKGYDPAFAARCFNQIEGFGEYGFPESHAASFALLVYSSCWLKCHYPDVFCAALLNSQPMGFYAPAQIVRDARRHGVEVRPVDINLSDWDCTLEEGPRAAERLHPDHASMRGAIRSRCAVRLGLRQVKGLAEGDMHLLVARRGHGYDTVRDLWLRTGLPRVTIERLADADAFGSLGLNRRDALWGARGLDRDSRLEDLPLFAASDLARLQEEAAADLPPMPPGEEVINDYRFLSLSLKAHPAEFVRGALARERIMPARAVPGHAGRRVAVAGLVLVRQRPGSAKGVIFMTVEDETGIANVIVWPKVFEAFRTVVLGARFIKITGWVQAQDGVVHVVATKLEDRTGLLTRLTDDVGEWDALDRADEVKRPGTDPRTDTRPRTLLTRFVTEVGAMSKEAAGLGDNRTVAEALEAHRKAAATIARGGRGGGAAPDDADTGGADRDRRGDRKAPPRELPPEYRKALPKGRNFQ from the coding sequence GTGAGCGATTTCATCGAACTTGCCGCCAAGAGCAACTTTTCCTTCCTGGAGGGCGCCTCGCATCCGGAAGAATTGGTGGTGGCGGCGGCTGCGCTCGGGTCACCCGGCATTGCCGTGTGCGATCGCAACACGCTGGCCGGCGTCGTCCGCGTTCATCTCGCAGGCAAGGAAGTCGGGATCCGCACGGCGGTCGGCTGCCACCTCGTGTTCGAGGACGGCACCCCCGATATCCTGGCCTGGCCGTCCGACCGCGCCGCCTACGGGCGTCTCTGCCGTCTCCTGACGGTAGGCAACATGCGGGGGAAAAAAGACAATTGCCGCCTGATGTTGAGCGATCTGGTCGAGTGGTGCGAGGGCCTCGTCCTCGCCATCGTGGCCCATACCGCCGCCCCCGATGCGATCGCGCACGCTGCGGGCACGCTTGCCGCCCGCGTCAGCCATCCGCTGCGTCTCACCCTGTCGCTGTCCTATGGGGCGCAGGACCAACGCCGACTTGCCGCCCATGCCGCTCTCGCCCGCCGGTTGGGGCTGCGGCCCCTCGCCACGACGCTGCCGCTGTATCACGATCCCGCCCGCAGGCCGCTGCAGGACGTGCTGACGGCGATCCGGTTGCACACGAACGTGGACGCGGCAGGCCGCAGGCTCGCCGCGAACGCGGAGCGGCACGTGAAGGCGCCGGCCGAGATCACCCGCCTCTTCGCCGCGGTGCCCCAGGCGGTGCGCGAGACTCTCGCCGTTATGGACGAGATCGATTTTTCACTCGACGAGCTGCGCTACGAATATCCCGAGGAGCCCACAGATCCCGGCTGCACGCCGCAGCAGACGCTGGAACGTCTCACGTACGACGGTGCGGCCAAGCGCTATCCCGACGGCGTGCCGCAGAAGGTCGCCGCGCTCCTGACCCACGAGCTTCGGCTCGTCGAAAGCCTCGATTATGCCCCTTATTTCCTGACCGTCTTCGACATCGTGCGGTTCGCGCGGGACAACGCCATCCTGGCGCAGGGGCGGGGCTCGGCGGCGAATTCGGCAGTCTGTTTCTGTCTGGGGATCACGGAAGTGGACCCCGACCGCTCCGACCTTTTGTTCGAACGATTTATCTCGCCCGAACGACGCGAACCGCCGGACATCGATGTCGACTTCGAGCACGAGCGGCGCGAGGAGGTAATCCAGTACATCTACGAGAAATATGGGCGGGACCGGGCCGGCATCGCGGCGACGGTGATCACCTACCGCGCCCGCTCGGCGGCGAGGGAGGTGGGCAAGGCGCTCGGCTTCAGCGAGGACAGCGTCGGCGCGGTGGCGGGGTCCATCTGGGGCTGGGGCACGAACGGGGTCGACGAGGCGGCCGCGACGCAGGCGGGCCTGGATCCGCGCGACCACCGGATTGGTCACCTCATCCGTCTCTCGCGCGAGATCGCCGGGTTTCCGCGCCACCTGTCGCAACATGTGGGGGGCTTTGTGATCACCCGCGGGCGGCTGGACGAGATGGTGCCCGTGGTGAAGGCCGCGATGGACGGGCGCACCAACATCGAGTGGGACAAGGACGACCTGGACGCCCTGGGAATCCTCAAGATCGACGTCCTGGCACTCGGCATGCTGACGTGTGTGCGTAAGGGTCTGGCGCTGCTGGCACGGCATTATGGCGCTGATTTTGCGGCTCTCCTCCCCAAGCGATCGCCGAGGGAAGCTTCTGGTCCCGGGGCAGGCGACGCGCCGGACGAGGTCGATGGCGCGGCGGGATCGCAGGCGGTCGAGGCGATGGGAGCACCGCCATCTCGCCAGGTGCCCACCGAGGGGTTTTGCGAAACTGGAGCCGGGCCGTTTCTGCTTGGCGGGCCCTATGGGGAGGCGGGAGGCACGCATCCGGGGTCCGAGACGGACCGCCCGGTGGGCGCCGGGGCCGATGGTGGAGGCGGGATGCCGGTTCGCCCCACGTTGACCCTGGTGCCGTGCGAGGCGGCGAGCGGGTCCGCCCAGGGAGGGGGGGCGCGAGGTGGGCGCGCGCTCAGGAGGGGGGGTTATGGGGAGCTGGCGGCCTCGCCTTTGTTGACGCTGGTCGCGGATGCATCGGACGCCGCGCCCGCGCGGATGCCGCGCGGCGGGACGTCTTCGATCGGCTCGCCGAGCGGTCGGCCTCGGGGCGTCCCCTCCGGCGCCCCCGCGCCAGGGCTCTCCGAACCGCTGGCTGCCGAGCCGCTGGCCGGTGTGCCGCTGGATCAGGGGGGGGCGATCAACCTCGCCAGTATTCCGGCCGAGGATCGGGACGTTTACGACATGATCTGCCGGGCCGACACGCTCGGCGTCTTCCAGATCGAGAGCCGGGCGCAGATGACGATGCTGCCGCGCCTGCGCCCCCGCACCTTCTACGACCTCGTCATCGAGGTGGCGATCGTACGGCCGGGGCCGATTCAGGGCGATATGGTGCATCCCTACCTGCGTCGCAGGCAGGGAAAGGAGCAGGTCACCTACCCCTCCAAGGAGCTGGAGGAGGTGCTCTCCAAGACCCTCGGCGTGCCGCTCTTTCAGGAGCAGGCGATGAAGATCGCCATCGTCGCGGCCGGCTTCACTCCCGCCGAGGCCGACCAGCTTCGCCGTGCCATGGCCACCTTCAAGAAGGTCGGCACCATCGGCACCTTTCAGCAGAAGATGGTCGATGGGATGACCGCCAAGGGCTACGATCCGGCCTTCGCCGCCCGTTGCTTCAATCAGATCGAGGGGTTCGGCGAGTACGGCTTTCCGGAGAGCCATGCGGCGAGCTTTGCGCTGCTCGTCTATTCGTCATGCTGGCTGAAGTGCCACTACCCCGACGTCTTCTGCGCCGCGCTGCTCAACAGCCAGCCGATGGGCTTCTACGCCCCGGCGCAGATCGTACGCGATGCCCGCCGACATGGGGTCGAGGTCCGCCCGGTCGACATCAACCTCTCCGACTGGGACTGCACGTTGGAGGAGGGGCCGCGGGCGGCCGAGCGGCTTCATCCCGATCATGCCTCGATGCGCGGTGCGATCCGTTCGCGCTGCGCCGTACGGCTGGGGTTACGGCAGGTGAAGGGCCTCGCCGAGGGCGACATGCATCTGCTGGTCGCCCGCCGCGGTCACGGATACGACACCGTACGGGATCTGTGGCTGAGGACGGGGCTGCCGCGCGTCACGATCGAGCGGTTGGCCGATGCCGATGCGTTCGGCTCGCTCGGCCTCAACCGGCGCGATGCGCTGTGGGGCGCACGCGGTCTCGACCGGGATTCGCGGCTGGAGGACTTGCCGCTGTTCGCCGCGTCCGACCTTGCCCGGTTGCAGGAGGAAGCCGCCGCCGATCTGCCGCCGATGCCCCCCGGCGAGGAGGTGATCAACGACTACCGCTTCCTCTCCCTGTCATTGAAGGCGCACCCGGCCGAGTTCGTGCGCGGGGCGCTGGCGCGGGAGCGGATCATGCCGGCCCGCGCGGTTCCGGGGCACGCCGGGCGGCGGGTCGCGGTCGCCGGCCTCGTCCTGGTTCGGCAGCGGCCGGGCTCGGCGAAGGGCGTCATCTTCATGACGGTGGAGGACGAGACCGGGATCGCCAACGTGATCGTCTGGCCGAAGGTGTTCGAGGCCTTCCGCACGGTGGTGCTGGGCGCGCGCTTCATCAAGATCACGGGTTGGGTGCAGGCGCAGGACGGGGTGGTTCACGTGGTCGCCACCAAGCTGGAGGACCGCACCGGGCTGCTGACGCGGCTGACGGACGACGTCGGCGAGTGGGACGCGCTCGACCGGGCCGACGAGGTCAAGCGCCCCGGCACCGACCCGCGCACCGACACTCGCCCCCGCACCTTGCTCACCCGGTTCGTCACCGAGGTGGGGGCCATGAGCAAGGAGGCGGCGGGACTGGGCGACAACCGCACGGTCGCCGAGGCGCTGGAGGCGCATCGCAAGGCCGCGGCCACCATCGCCCGGGGCGGCCGTGGCGGCGGCGCCGCGCCCGACGACGCGGATACGGGCGGGGCGGACCGGGACCGGCGGGGCGACCGGAAGGCGCCGCCTCGGGAGCTGCCACCCGAGTATCGCAAGGCCCTCCCCAAAGGGAGGAATTTCCAGTGA
- a CDS encoding DNA polymerase Y family protein — translation MQPTRRILYVWLAYLPTDRLMIEQRFSPDAPVVTYAKQKGAMLLEAVDRSAQAAKLRAGMALAEARALAPHVEVHLSDPHADMRLLERIARDLERFTPLVGLDQPDGLMLDIAGCAHLFGGEEALVEALRARCVACGVQVQVAVADTPAVAWALARHGHGHIVPEGETLSAVCDLPTASMRLPDETAAVLQRLGLKTVAQVLAQSRKSLTQRFGPLIGRRIDQMSGLEDEPITPLTPASPHIFDRAFAEPVSHIEALEAGLRQLAASLTGALAPRGLGTRLLQLRLFQADGMVRDIAVGASAPLNDAARITRLVAPRLQEMSARIESDSGVDLMRIYAGELERIGTSQPRLDETEDVSRDFEALVDTLSERFGASAVYHLAPVNTHDPSSQTQRVPARQALRAPSWGEAHRPRWRHGPLRPLRLLEPPEPILAVAGVPDGAPVRFLWRRVFYHVAIAEGPERIAPEWWREEAGHTCDYFRVEDREGRRFWLFRKGLFAGESQPPKWFLHGFFG, via the coding sequence ATGCAGCCAACCCGCAGAATCCTCTACGTCTGGCTCGCGTACCTGCCGACCGACCGCCTCATGATCGAGCAGCGGTTCTCTCCTGACGCCCCCGTCGTCACCTATGCGAAGCAGAAGGGGGCCATGCTTCTGGAGGCGGTGGACCGCTCGGCGCAGGCGGCCAAGCTCCGGGCCGGGATGGCCCTCGCCGAGGCAAGGGCGCTGGCGCCCCATGTCGAGGTCCATCTCTCGGATCCGCACGCGGATATGCGCCTCCTCGAAAGGATCGCACGAGATCTCGAACGCTTCACGCCTCTCGTGGGGCTCGATCAGCCCGACGGACTCATGCTCGATATTGCCGGATGCGCGCATCTTTTCGGCGGTGAAGAGGCGCTGGTGGAAGCGCTCCGGGCAAGGTGTGTCGCGTGCGGGGTCCAGGTGCAGGTGGCCGTTGCCGACACACCTGCCGTCGCCTGGGCACTTGCCCGCCACGGACATGGCCATATCGTTCCAGAAGGTGAGACGCTTTCCGCCGTCTGCGACCTGCCCACCGCCTCGATGCGCCTTCCCGATGAGACCGCAGCGGTCCTGCAACGTCTTGGCTTGAAGACCGTGGCGCAGGTTCTGGCACAGTCCCGCAAATCCCTGACCCAGAGGTTCGGTCCTCTCATTGGCCGGCGCATCGACCAGATGAGCGGGTTGGAAGACGAGCCGATTACCCCCCTCACGCCCGCCTCGCCGCATATTTTCGATCGCGCCTTCGCCGAGCCGGTCTCCCACATCGAGGCGCTGGAGGCCGGATTGCGGCAGCTGGCGGCGAGCTTGACGGGCGCGCTCGCGCCAAGGGGGCTGGGCACGCGCCTGCTCCAGCTACGTTTGTTCCAGGCCGACGGAATGGTGCGGGATATTGCCGTCGGCGCCAGCGCGCCGCTCAACGATGCGGCGCGGATCACACGCCTCGTCGCACCGCGCCTCCAGGAAATGTCGGCGCGGATCGAGAGCGACAGCGGCGTCGACCTGATGCGGATCTATGCGGGTGAATTGGAGCGTATCGGGACCAGCCAGCCCCGACTCGACGAGACCGAGGACGTCTCGCGTGACTTCGAGGCGCTCGTCGATACGCTCTCAGAGAGGTTCGGGGCCTCGGCAGTTTATCACCTGGCGCCGGTCAACACGCACGATCCTTCGTCACAGACGCAGCGCGTGCCGGCTCGCCAGGCGTTGCGCGCCCCGTCCTGGGGGGAAGCACACAGGCCGCGCTGGCGCCATGGGCCGCTGCGCCCGCTGCGGCTTCTGGAGCCGCCCGAGCCGATCCTGGCCGTCGCCGGTGTCCCGGATGGCGCGCCGGTACGCTTCCTCTGGCGCCGGGTGTTCTACCACGTCGCCATCGCCGAGGGGCCAGAGCGCATCGCGCCGGAATGGTGGCGCGAGGAGGCGGGGCACACATGCGACTATTTCCGCGTGGAGGATCGCGAGGGGCGTCGTTTCTGGCTGTTTCGCAAAGGGCTTTTCGCCGGTGAGAGCCAGCCGCCGAAATGGTTTCTGCACGGGTTCTTCGGCTGA
- a CDS encoding ImuA family protein, which produces MATALIPPCSMVYSGSDLEQGARKVGAPAWSAERFPKGLLRDVSTSFQDGVHLFACSRVANFIASCSFLVSLLLCATFLKKCLWVSQNLTRHENGALAGSGLCDMGLDPERILFVQVGNASEVLWVLEQALVSGALGMVIGELHDDRGILDIKSTRRLNLRSYAAGMPVHLVASGQIGATAALTRWAIHPVLHPTVPHRSIGWPSWRMDLNKNKKGQCGHQIVTFDPVKREFFSLRLRSHEVPSPRHELSETGVVALEAVRRRADAR; this is translated from the coding sequence ATGGCGACCGCGCTCATCCCCCCGTGTTCCATGGTTTATTCTGGATCTGATCTGGAGCAGGGTGCGCGCAAGGTTGGGGCACCGGCCTGGAGCGCCGAGCGGTTCCCGAAAGGTTTGCTGCGTGATGTATCAACCTCATTTCAGGATGGAGTGCATCTCTTTGCCTGTTCTCGCGTCGCCAATTTTATCGCCTCTTGCTCTTTTCTTGTATCTCTTCTGTTGTGTGCGACTTTTTTGAAGAAGTGCTTATGGGTCTCGCAAAACCTCACGAGGCATGAGAACGGCGCGCTGGCGGGCTCCGGACTTTGCGATATGGGTTTGGATCCGGAGCGGATTCTCTTCGTCCAAGTCGGAAACGCGTCTGAGGTTCTCTGGGTTTTGGAGCAGGCGTTGGTCTCGGGCGCCTTGGGGATGGTCATCGGCGAACTGCATGACGACCGGGGAATTCTCGACATAAAATCCACCCGCCGGCTGAACCTTCGCTCTTATGCGGCAGGTATGCCCGTCCATCTTGTCGCCTCAGGGCAGATCGGTGCCACGGCGGCCTTGACCCGATGGGCGATCCACCCTGTCCTTCATCCGACTGTACCGCACCGCTCCATCGGCTGGCCGAGCTGGAGGATGGATCTTAATAAGAACAAAAAGGGACAATGCGGGCATCAAATCGTTACGTTTGACCCTGTAAAACGGGAATTTTTCTCCTTAAGATTGCGTTCTCACGAAGTGCCGTCCCCCCGACACGAGCTTTCAGAGACCGGCGTCGTCGCTCTGGAAGCCGTGCGGCGAAGGGCGGATGCGCGCTGA